TATCATGCCTCACGAAGCACAGATTTATTATGCAGGTATATTTCTGGTTATTTTCTTTTTATACACACTTTCAGGGATACCTTTTCTTTATACATCTATCTCATCAACAATAATTATCTCCCTTTACTTTATTATTGATATACTTTTTCTCCATTCAGGATATAAGTATCTTGTATCAAATATGTTTTTCCTTGCCTCGGCAAACATTATGGGTCTGATAGGGGGATACATACTTGAGTATTACGTGAGAAAGGACTTCTTACTTTCGTTGAAAATATATCTTGATAAAAAGGATCTTGAAAGTATGACAAAAAAACTTAAACATCTGTCAAACTACGACGAACTTACAGGACTTGCAAATAGGAGAAAACTTAAAGAGTTTTTTGAAAGAGAGCTTAGAAGGGCTGTCAGGGAGAAGTTCCCGATATCTATTTTGATGATAGATATTGATTACTTTAAAGCCTATAATGACTATTACGGACACCTTAAAGGAGACCATATTCTGAAAGAGATCGGAAAAATTATAAATAATCATGCCAGAAGACCCACAGACATAGCAGGTAGATGGGGCGGTGAAGAGTTTATAATGGTTCTTTCAAATATTAACAAAAAGCAGGCTTCTGCAGTAGCAGATGATCTTCATAAGGATATTCTAAATAGGAACATAAAGCATGAGTTTTCTCCTACAGGAAAGCTTACGGTGAGTATAGGAGGATATACAGAAATACCTGACAACACCAGAACAATAGACGAGTTTATAAACAGAGCTGATAAAGCTCTTTATAAGGCAAAATCATTAGGAAGAAACAGTATTGTTCTCCTTAACGGGTCAGAGATTTAACACAGCATATTTTAAACCTTGTATGACGCTGTGCATCTTTTTTAAATCAAGTGTTCCTATATTGTCTGTTTTCCTGTGGTAGTTAGGATTTCTGTAAAATGCTGTATCGGTTATCATTACGGCGTTGTATCCAAAATACCAGAAATTTCTGTGA
This is a stretch of genomic DNA from Persephonella sp.. It encodes these proteins:
- a CDS encoding GGDEF domain-containing protein, with the translated sequence MFEKEIRKLLSKGFNWYEDLFGKYDVKILKDVVNKELSGEGKLIICFPEKLEELFQEYYFLKSINRIRIMLIFGIFVYIFFGLADYILFPDIYKDLWAIRALTIAAITPAVFFIFTGKRYTAVYFVYSVIAVTAGLSIIGMMSVIMPHEAQIYYAGIFLVIFFLYTLSGIPFLYTSISSTIIISLYFIIDILFLHSGYKYLVSNMFFLASANIMGLIGGYILEYYVRKDFLLSLKIYLDKKDLESMTKKLKHLSNYDELTGLANRRKLKEFFERELRRAVREKFPISILMIDIDYFKAYNDYYGHLKGDHILKEIGKIINNHARRPTDIAGRWGGEEFIMVLSNINKKQASAVADDLHKDILNRNIKHEFSPTGKLTVSIGGYTEIPDNTRTIDEFINRADKALYKAKSLGRNSIVLLNGSEI